In Sorghum bicolor cultivar BTx623 chromosome 10, Sorghum_bicolor_NCBIv3, whole genome shotgun sequence, one genomic interval encodes:
- the LOC8079313 gene encoding uncharacterized protein LOC8079313, producing the protein MSLDADNLESASGCEKHAGGGHGLPGERDKEFNPITRTTRNLHMELVFGRSVAEATVVAHGDLGERGTHGVLLSVAAALRYLHEEAGVVHGDVKGRNVLLGGRCDAHDQGCGEAGLRRRPAGRAGRPRGWLWRSARRCGDAGVRHLGLGCTALELLTGNRPWSELGGASEVGELLLLVGFGRGAKARTG; encoded by the coding sequence atgagtctagacgccgacaaccTGGAGAGCGCCAGCGGATGCGAAAAGcacgccggcggcggccatggcttgCCTGGAGAGCGAGATAAGGAATTCAATCCGATTACGAGGACGACGAGGAACCTGCACATGGAGCTGGTGTTCGGCCGCAGCGTCGCGGAGGCGACGGTGGTAGCGCACGGGGACCTCGGGGAGCGCGGCACGCACGGCGTCCTGCTTAGTGTGGCCGCCGCGTTGCGGTACCTGCACGAGGAGGCCGGCGTCGTGCACGGGGACGTGAAGGGCCGCAACGTGCTCCTCGGTGGCCGCTGCGACGCCCATGACCAAGGCTGCGGCGAGGCTGGTCTCCGACGACGCCCTGCGGGCCGCGCGGGACGCCCACGTGGATGGCTCTGGAGGTCCGCGCGGCGGTGTGGCGACGCCGGCGTCAGACATCTGGGCCTGGGATGCACCGCGCTCGAGCTGCTCACAGGGAACCGCCCGTGGTCGGAGCTCGGCGGCGCCAGCGAGGTCGGCGAGCTGCTGCTCCTCGTCGGGTTTGGCAGAGGAGCCAAGGCACGCACGGGGTGA